The Nicotiana tomentosiformis chromosome 9, ASM39032v3, whole genome shotgun sequence genome contains the following window.
TAATTGTTTATCTTGCCAACATAAATTTGAAGTTCATTTACTTTTCCGCTTCAATAGAAATTTCACGGACATAATGAAGCATCTTCTTCGTGATTATTATTTAAGATACTGCATTTCCTTGTAAAAGTGCTTTGACTGTAATTCTACATACATGCCTTTATTTTGACCTGAAAATGGTTGGACTTGTTAGGATTTTGGTTGTCTCTgtgctaatactctcaaaacgttCTATACAAGTTCATTGTAGATAGTTTAGAAGGTAGTGGTTTCACTCCTCTAATTGATTATATCCAATTAGAAAGTTCAATTGTGTACAAAGaagataatattttttttctggTGATGTCTTACTTGTATCGTAGGAGAATGTTACAAATCTAACTCTGATTGTCGTTTTCTTCTCCTGCACTTTATCTCAGGTCTCCTCATCTTCTGGTATCTTGAAAGATAGATACTGTTCATAGAATTTCTTGAAAATTGGACTCTAAAGGAAAGCAAACACTTAGCTTTTGAATCAAATGTGAGGTAAATATTTTGGCTAACCACCTGAAATTCAGTACACCTACTGTTGTTTATTCTAATAGCATCTGGAAAAGTGCAGAGAATGCACAAGTACATGTTATAGTGGCATGATTATTTTCTAAACTTCCTGGATTATACATGCATGATAATCTTGGTATACCGAAATAATTTCGCTTTCCCAAATTGTATCTACTACTAAACTGGTTAAATAGGGGTAAGAATCACGTGTTAACCAATTACCACCAATCACAATTTATTAGAGTGTATGTTCTTAAAGTCATTTGATATAGGCATCAACGAATTGAACCTGTGCTGATGGAAATGCAGAATGGGGAGAGCAAAATTAAAACTGCATAAGTTGGATGGTAGCAACCGCATAGGAGTATACTCAAGGCGAAAGAAGGGACTCTTGAAGAAAGCTAATGAGCTGTCAGTGTTGTGTGACATTGACATCTTTCTTGCCATGTTTTCACCAGGTGGAAAGCCTAGTGTATACAAGTCAGATAACAGGTACTTTTTTCCCACCACGATAACTCAAGATTAAGCCTTAAATTTCCATATCTTAATGTTATAGGTCTTTGGAGAGAAAATTAATGCGTCAATTATTTTGTTGTAGGAAATGTGATTGTTACTTTTTGATGCCAAGACACTTTATCCATGTCTACAATTTATGAGATATGAAGTATTTTGTGGCATCCACCTGAATGAAAATAGGCTAATTTTAATTATTATGCGTCTTTAAATCTGACAAACATTAGAGACCAGTTTTTGCAAAAGCCTTTCAATCGATAAATCTTAAATCCCCTGCATTCTTCTTCCTCCAGTAGCTTTGAGGACATGATTACCACCAAGTTTGCCGAAGTAAATCCAGAAGAAAGGGCAAAAAGGTAACATAACACATTTGTATGAATAATTGTGCTGATGAAATAATTGAATGCGTTAAGAGTAATTCTTTGAACTCTTCTTTTACTTGATAAGCAGGAAGATGGAGTGTCTCGATGTAAGTCAACCTTATGTCTTTCCGTTCATATGTGCATTTCAATTTTCAAGGTGCTTTTCTAGTGATGCATTTTTCTGGCTTTGAACATTTAGACAATAAAGAAAGCTTGCAAGAAGTCTGATCATGATGTAGACATAGGAGAGCAGCTTTGTCCTGGGTATGTTTCATTTCACTGCCAAGTAGTTATATTTACCTATCTTTTAAGAAATCAAGGCCTATCAGGTTGACATTTTTTACTACTGAAAATATTTCTTCTCATTCTTTTTCAGGGATTTGACAACGGCGGTATTAATTTTATTTATCACAAATATCACTATGATTATCAAATTTGTTACCATTGGTAGCAATGCTAGTTAGATTTACTGAGTTTCTTGTGCTTAATGTAGGATATCAATTTTCTCTCACAGTCATTAAGAATTCGACTTTCAGACATTGAGGGTAGACTCAGGTAACTTTGATCTCTTTCATTGTTCATTTTTTTCAAAAGATATCTTCCAGTACAAACATAAAAGCATAATCATAGATTAGGCCTCTTATGATTGGTTTCGTTATATATTTAGTCATTTTTATAAGAAAAACCCTGTTATTTTTCTTCTGCAGGTGTTAAGAAGTTGTATTATTCGTTCTTGAATTATTACAAAGAACAACTATTTTAGATAGGAGATAAAGCCTCAGAAGTTTATAATGTCTGGCAGAATACTTAAAAAGTTGGTTTACCAAATGCTTAAAGTTTCACAGTTCTATTAAAAAGCTAGTGATTTTTCCACTCTTGATTGGGTCAATGGTTCAGGGAGGAAGGAAGTTTATAGATTTTTAACAGAAATCAGATGAAATTGTAACTCACCAGTATTAGTATAGTGCACCTTTTAAGTTAAATTCAACTCCCATGAATAGCACAAAAATTTTCTTTGAAAGAAGTAAAGAAAAACAAGGTGCAAATGTTGACTGGTAGAGTAAGATTGATGCACACATAACTGATGTGCTCGTGACAATGAACAAAGGCTAGGGAAGGGTGTCAAGGCAAGGACCTAATTTTACAGTGCCTTGACATGCAGTTTGAGAAAGCATTTTGTTAGGATATATTTAAATGACATGTGGCTTTGTCATGTCCTCTTATGTAGGCATTCATTCTTCACATACTACTATTCCATTTATGATTCTCATTTAAGAGTTTATCTGATATCAAGCTGTGACTCTACTTTACGAGTTTACGTGGATTAACGAGGCCAGGACCTACTCCTTTTGCAGTTTTGATTTGACCACACTTTGTGAGAAATGAGAAAGTTTGTTGGCTGAGTTGGTTCAATGAACTTTTATTTCATTACTTCACATGATAGTGAATGGATTTTACTGTGTTGGTCCCACAATTGTTATATAAATACttctgaaaaatatttatttcaaaCTTTTCTTGAACATTTTATATCATAAGACTGAACTTATCTCCCTTATGAATAGGAGATTAGACTTTCTCTAAATCAACTTCACATTTGAGGAGAACTTGCTTTTTTGATTCAAAATCCCTTTGTCAATTGCACTGCCAATCATTGCGTCATCATAGGTTTGACTGAGTATTGAGGTTGTGTCTTATAAATAGATGGAGATCATTTCTATTACATATGCTGGATAAACATTCAAATGATAATCAAATGATTCTGTGAACACTTGTGACCTTAGAAATGGAATATACATAGTCTAATGTGTCATGTGTGTGGTCATAGGAATTAGGAAGTAAAGTTAGATACTGTTTTGGGGAAGGCCAATAAATTATAGCAAAGTTGCTAGCTATTTTTTTGGCTTTTCTGCAGATATGTAAGTTATGAGTTTATCATAAGCATATCCAAATTTCCCACCAGCTAAGTTTACAATGATAGACTAAGTTGGGCAGTATTTTGCAAATCCTTCGAGTAACTTTATATGTTTCATTCTTTGTTTCATGTGTAGCTGAAGAATGTTTAGAAGGTTACATATTCTCCTTTTTCTCTTCCAGAAAAGAGAATTATCCCTTGTTATCAGGTTTAAGATAATTCAGTACAGTATGaccaaaccaaaaaaaaaaaaaagcaatgaAAGTGTTGCATGAATAAATCAACAGTTAGCTGATTCAGATTTTTCTCTCATGTCCCTAGGTTGATATGCCTTGTTGACTTACTATTATTTCTATGGAGATAGTTCTAAGAACTATAATATGacatttcttttttgttttggaATATGTAGGCTATGGAAGAATCTTGACAAGATTGACAGTATTCAACAACTTAGGAAATTGGAGAACTCAATATCAAAATCTCTTAACGAAATCGCGAAACATAAGGTATACTTAATTCTTGCTTCACCTGGCATTCAATAACTTATGCGCAGCCAATCACCACATTTATTATGAATGATCAAATTTACTCATTATTGTTAATTTAATCGATGAAGACCTCAAGGGCCATAAAGGGAGTACTATTGTTGGATATATATTTGGTTAAACCTTTTAAACTCACTTTGTTTTCTTAAATAAAAGTATTAAAAAAATCTGATTTATGTGATACCCTGGCATTTCTTAGAGTAATATGTTGTCTCTATTAAAATAATAGAAGCGTGGTGTTATATTGATCCTCTTGCCGTGGATTGTAAGCTACTTTCTTTATTAACAGTTTATAACTACAAATAAACAAAATGAAAAGAGCTGCTTATAGAATATTGTGCTTGGGTGTAATGTTTCCAACATATCCATTAtttatcttttgattttcttatttGTCCATATTTTAATTAAAGCTCATAATTAGTGTTAATTAATGGGTAAATATAACGTGCAATGATGAGTTAAAGAATTATGCTTTACAGTTTATTGTAAATTAAAATATTGTAATGAGCTCTGTTTGCGTTGCAGTGTGGGATGGGTTCATTAATTTTTGGTGCTGGGCAAGATTTTCAGCCTTCTTCAGCCCGACATGGGATGGATTCACCTTTGAACTTTGATGCTAGGAAAGAGCTCCATCcatgttcatcagtccatgcttgTGATAGTGAAAATATTGATGTAAATGAAGGCATGAATTCATTCGATTCATCTTTACTTTGTGATACTGGGCAAGACTTCCAGACTTCTTCACTGATGCAGCATGGGATGAATTTGGGGCAAGAGCTCTATCAATGTTCATCAGTCCACGGTGGTAATAGTGAAAATATGGATGTATACGAGGACTTAAATTCATTTCCACTAGAGTGAGGAACCACCTTTATGTGCTTCAGACTTCCAATTATCATGTCCCTTTTTAAgtaaaatattttaatatatgATCTAATTGGCAGTGATATCTTTATTACTATGTCTAATAAAAACACAATATTTTTGTCCCGTCTTCCTTCTCCCATGCTCCCTCAATACTTCCTTGTTTGTACTGTAATCATAGTTTTTATTTTATCTGCAGAAGTAATTATTAGCTTCTGACATTTTAATGATTTGGGGTCTCTAGGTATTTGGAGGAATCATCTTTTTCTTTTGAGAGCTACACAAATCTTGTTTGCAACAAAGAAATTGAAGTCTCTATGCCAGAATCCGTAAATTTTGTACCTGATGAAATATTTCTAGATTGTGAAGTAAATCAGGAAGATATTGTAACAGATTTTGGATTTACCTTTGATGTGCCACAACTAGAACAGACGGATGACCAGGGAAATGCTTTTGACTATAACGTCAACAAGGGTTCCAGACTTCCTCATTCTGATCTTGTTAACATCCACGATAGTTCAAAATCAGCATCTGGTACTTGTGAAAAGATGATATTAGCCAAATCTCTACACTTTCTGGTAAGTTTTAACCTTTATGATGTAGCGAAATCTCTAATATTCTTACCACTCCTTTCGCATTTCATTACTCTTtacattttgaaaaaaaaaaatattgattgTTTTCTATCATTGTCCAAAGATTCTGAATTGAAGCTATATGAGAACTATTTGAATGCTTACGATTTATCGTCAGCATCAAGTCTAAATTGCTGATTGTAACTACATTAGTCTCAAGATTATTATATAACCTCCAATCAACTTTTGTATCAAACCTTACAATTCAGATTTATATCATAGCACCGATCCACTTAGTTCAGTCTCGAGGACGAGATAACAGGGGCGTAGCACCGAATATGTTGGAATAGTCCCACCCAGTAGATGGACAAGCCAGTAGTACCAATCAAGGAAGCCTTGAACTATAAAGCTTTCTTTCCTGATGGTTATCTCTCTTAAGGAGGAAATTTTCTCTAaacttcaacaacaacaacaaactcagtttAATCTCATAAGTGGGGTATGGGGAAGGTAGTGTGAAGgtagactttacccctaccctaaaaaggtagagagactgttttcgattGACGCTCTGCTCAAGGAACATTAAAAATAAAGCAACAAGCAATAGCAGCAGCAATGTAATAGGGTAACGAAAACGAATGACACAACATGTAATATTTTACCAGGAATACAATTTTCTCTGAACTGTCTTCACATTTTGAGTGGAGAATTCTTTCGAGGCTAAATTCCATCATCCTACTACCACGGCGATCGTTTTTGTATCTCAAAACATGGAGATCATTTCTATGACATTTGATGGCCAAAAATACAAATGATATTCAGAATTCTGTAACCCTTCTGAGATCAGAGATGGAAGATCCATAATCTAGTGTATGTGGTCATAGCAATTTGAGTGACGTTTGAGGAAGGTCAATGAGTTGCAGAAAAGCTGTCAGCTAATTGTTGGCTTAGTTTGTTGCATATATTTTACTTATTAATCTAGGATGCATTCCGACATTGTCCACCATCTGCATTTTTAGTGGAAAGATTTATTTGGTAGTATTTTCAAAATCCTTAGAGTACATTGTGTGATTCAATGTTTGACGTGCAGCTGAAGAAACATTTAACAGATCACACACTTCTCCTCTCTATCAAAGAAAAGATTTTGCATCCTCTCTATTAAAGAAAAGATTTTGCTTCTCATTAATATCCCATTATATCATATTGCATTCTGATAATTTAAATTAGGTTAGTTGACCAGACGCAGTGAAAATGTAGCATAAATTGACCAATGGTAAGCCGACTCAAATTCTTTCTGTCCCTTAACTTAATATGCTTAGTTTTCCTTTTCCGCAACTTACTGTTTTTCATTAATATCCCATTTTATCATATTGCATTCTGATAATTTAATTAGGTTAGTTGACCAGACGCAATAAAAAATGTAGCATAAATTGATCAACAATAAGCTGACTCAAATTCTCTCTGTACCTAACTTAATATGCTTTATTTACCCAAGGAAAACTAAGTTTGTTTTCCCTTTTCACAATTTTCTCTCGGCATATAGCATTGACtcgaaggggagccttggcgtaactggtaaagttgcttcCATGTGACAAGAAGGTCACgagttcaagccgtggaaacagcctcttgcaaaaatgcagggtaaggctgcgtacaatagacccttatggtccggcccttccccggaccctgcgcatagcgggagcttagtgcaccgggctatCGTCATATAGCATTGACTTATAGCATGGTGATTCCTTTTCTCTTGCAATCTAGGGAACTATAGATTTCAGAAGAATATTCACAAAATTAACATCATGAATAACTTAGAAAAATGGGTGACTCACTAGCAAACTCCATTAAAGTGCCTCTGGTAAAAAATTCAAATACTTTTCAACGAAATCTATTTCCAAATGTTAAAGTGGATTTGGCACAAAATCGTAAAGGTGCCTCTGATATGATTATATCTTAACATTTATAGAGTTATATGAAGCTCCTATGAAAATAAGAGGATTGGGGATGATAAGGGGTGTAGATAAAAATTTAAAAGCTTGGAATCCTTAgggtatataataaaaaaattaataaatgaaAATGACTGCTCAACAGTGTACAACCACTGGCTGTTAGATTTCCAGCATATCCATTATTATCTCTTGTTATTCTCATTCATGCCACTGTAATAAAAAAACTAATAATTTGTTAATTAGTAGTAGGTACATCTTAGTACTCTAAAATACTGTGTGAACTGCAAGTTTTAATATTCCCCTTTATTGCCATTATGATAGAaactaaaaattaatattaattaataggTACATCTTAGTACTCTGAAATACTGTGTATACTACAAGTTTTAAGGAGCATTCTTTGCATTTCAGTATGGGATGGATTCATCAAGTTCTGATGCTGGagaagagttttcaacttcttcCTCAATCAAGCATGGGATAAATTTATCTTCAACCCAACTCGATGCAGGCTTATCTGTCAATGGTGGTGATAGTGAAAATATGGACGATTACGAGGATCTTAATGCATTTGATTCATGTTTAAAATTTGATGATGAGCACGAATTTCAGTCTTCATCATCAATTGGCCATTATAGTATGAATTCACCTGTAAGTTTTGATGCTGGGCAAGAGCTGCATCGATCTTCATCAGTCAACGGAGGTGATAGTGAAAGTATTAATGGATATGGGGACCTAAATTTGTTTGTACAAGGGTAAGGGTTTACCTTTATATCAAGCTTCAAGCTGCAAATCCTCATAGTCCTCGTTAGTTTGATAATAGTTATGTCACATATATCGTGCAAGACAACTATAACAAGATACGTTTGAAAACTTATGGCACTGGTACTATTGCAGTAAAGATATCTTTTATTTCTTCATCACCACGTTTAGACAAATGTATTATTGTTCCTATTTCCCATCCATGTGCCCCACTCACCATCATCAGTATCATTATCACCACCTTTATCATTATATACATAGATAATTATTACCCTCTAATATGTCATTTGATTTTGGATTTCAGGTTTTTGGATGATCCATCTTTATCGATCGAGAGCTGTACGGATCTTGCTTGCAACCATGAAGTTGAAAATTATAAGTTGGGATATGAAAATTGTTCAGCGGATAAAATATTTCTGGATTGTCAATTAAATCAGGAAAATATTGAAATGGCATTCAAATCTAATCTTGATTTGCCATTGGTAGAGCAAATGGATGTCCAGGAAAGCACTTTTGACTGTCTCAACAAAGGTTTTGGATTTCCACTATTAACATCCATCCTAGTGTAACTTGTGACAATATGACTATCTCAACTTTCTTGTAAGTTTCACCTGTCTTAATCTTTTATTGCACTTGGAAACAACTCCTCTCTAATATTCTACAATTCCTTCCTCATTTTTACTTCTGACATtgtctttttaaattttattacttACTATTAAGAGGGGGGAAAGGGGGGAAGGGGAGGGGGGTATCGCATTGGGGTGATTCGAACCCTGATCACATGGTGAAGGATGATGGGATTACTCCTTACTTCTTGAGATATTCATTTTGTTCTATTCTTGGCAAAAGATCCATACATGGGAAACTAGTGGTCGTTAAAGTGGTTCTACTTGAGGAATGATCTCTTATTAGAATATATGTCTTCTCCAACATCATGTCTAAATTGCTGGTGTTAATATTTTGAAGGGAATAATGCTCAAATTCACAAACACATAGAATGGAACGTGATAGTTTCGGTAAAGATGTTGATTTGAAATAGCAACGTAATAACTTCAAATGTTTCATACGAAGGCTATTTAATACTATAACAACGTGGgatttgcaattttaagggagtacggtgtaatctttctcaagagaatcgactcagtcacattcagagagattgccgctcgtcccgccgaaatatgggcagaggtgcggcacagccagctaattctgcacctactacatccacagcccctccagctcgaggcaccccagcacccgcagggcgtggtgcagctaggggtggtgcacagaattcgggaggacccaacagattttatgctatgcggagacgttgggaatcagaggcttctctagatgttgtcgcatgtatattgactgtccaatctcatgatgtatatgctcttattgatcccggttccactttgtcatgtCACACCTTatattgctatggaatttgggatagaaccagaacagttttatgagtcgttctctgtatctagtccggttggtgagtctattttggccgcgcgggtttatagagattgtgttgtcacattgcgtggtcgagacaccgtggccgatcttattgaattgaaaatggttgattttgatgtgataatggggatggattggctttattcatgttttgccaacttgattgccgaaccagaactgttaggttcgaatttccaaatgagccagttattgagtggaagggtgatgatatggtgtcaaagggtaggtttatttcctaccttaaggccacaaagataatcaacaagggatgtatttaccatttggtccgggttacggacaccgatgctgaagcacctacacttgagtccgtgcctattgtgaatgaatttccgggagtatttccggatgaactccctgggattccaccagacatggagattgattttgggattgatgtgataccagatacgcatcctatatctattccaccctacagaatggcaccgacagaattgaaggagctaaaggaacagttgagaaatttgttagaaaagggttttatccgaccatgtgtgtcgccttggggcgcaccagtcctttttgtaagaaagaaagatgggtcactgagaatgtgtattgactatcagcaacttaataaggtcacaatcaagaataagtacccactgccaaggatagatgatttgtttgatcaattgcaaggtgccaggtatttttcgaagattgatttaagatccggtatcaccaattgaagatcagggagcgggatattccgaaaacaacttttagaacccgatatgggcattttgaatttctagtgatgtcttttgggctaacaaatgccccaacagccttcatggatcttatgaatcacgttttcaagccattcctcgATTCTTttatgatagtgtttattgactatattcttgtatattcgcgcaatcgagaggaccatgccggtcACCTCAGGGTAGTGTTGTAGACTTTGTATCAACGtcagttgtatgcaaaatttttgaaatgcgaattttggctcgagtttgtcacattcttgggtcatgttgtctctagtgaagggattaatgttgatcctcagaaaattgcggctgtgaagaattggccgagacctacaactccaacagagattcgcagtttcttaggcttagctggatattacagaaagtttgtggaggggttttctactcttctctctccattgactaaattgacgcagaaggcaattaagttctaatggtcagatgcttgtgaaaagagtttccaggaattgaaagcaagattgactacggctcCGGTGTtaactctaccagagggtatagatggatttgtggtatattgtgatgctttaagaatcgggcttgggtgtgtattaatacaacatgggaaggtgatagcttatgcttctaggaaactaaagaatcatgagaagaactatccaacacatgatttaggaGTTGCGACAGTGGTATTtgtattgaaaatttggcgtcattatttatatggggtccatgttgatatattcacggaccataagagctttcaatatattttcaagcagaatgaattgaatctgaggcagagaagatggcttgaattactcaaggactacgacattgatattctatatcatccgggaaaggctaatgttgtggctgatgctcttagctggaaatctatgggtagtttggctcacttggaggcatatcagaggccattagccaaggaagttcaccgattggctagtttgggagttcttgcggactctagtgaaggagggtaattgtgcaaaatagggctgaatcatcgcttgttgtggaagtcaaagagaagcaatacaacgatccattgttagtgcagttgaaagaggggattcataaacataagaccatggccttttatcttggcatggatgatggtatactaaggtaccaagggcgactctgtgttccaacttccaaatgtggatggtctttgggaaagaattatgactgaagctcacacttctaggtattccgtgcaccaggttctacgaaaatgtatcatgatcttaaggaagtctattggtggaatgatatgaagaggaatgtggcggattttgtggcaagatgtccaaattgtcagcaagtgaaggccgaacaccaaaggcccggtgggttggcacagaacatagaaattccaatgtggaagtggaaaatgattaatatggactttgtggtaggattaccgcgcactccgcgcaagtttgactcaatttgggtgattgtggatcgactcacaaaatcagcacactttttgccggttaagtctaccgacacagtggagcagtatgctcagttgtatatcaaagaaatagtcaggttgcatggcaccccagtttccatcatttctgatcggggggcacaattcactgctaatttttggcagaaatttcagcaaggtttgggtacatAGGTGAATCTTAGTGTCTTTCactcgcagactgacgggcaggaagagcggactattcagacgcttgaggatatgttgcgcgcttgtgttatagactacaaaggtagctgggatgatcatttaccactcatagaatttgcatataacaatagatATCATgatagcattcaaatggcaccgttcgaggctttatatggtaggagatgtagatctcccattgggtggttcgaaattggggaagcaggtttgatagggccagaccttgcgcatcatgctatggaaaaagttaaaatcattaaggagcggttgaagactgcttagagtcgtcagaaatcctatttagatgttcgtcgtagagatttggagttccaagaagatgattgggtattcttgaaagtttctcccatgaagggtgtaatgcgatttggtaagaaagggaaattgagttcgaggtatgtcggaccgtacaaaatcattcagaggatcggtgaggtggaatacaagcttgaactaccacctgagatgtcattagtacacccggtgtttcatgtgtctatgttgaagaaagtagttggagatccgacactcattgttccggttgagactattgaggtgaatgagaaattgacttacaaaGAGATtctgatttctattattgatcggcaagtccggaaattgagaaataaagaaattgcctccgtgaaagtgttgtggcgaaactaACATGTTGAAGATGCTACTTGGGAGGCtcaggaagaaatgaagaaaaagtatccttatttgtttgaatgaccatgtatttataaagttgtgatctagaaaacaattataagacttacttcttatgaattttgtatcatttgaacaattggcgttaagggtgttctGATAACAACAcgggggtccaagaattactaaaaaaatcaagaaacatgcggaagctaaaagaaaataaagaaacaaaaaaacaacagaaaattaaagatagattgaattcaagaaagagtttcttgaattcaagaagtctattcttgaagttgaatcctaacaacaacagttagctaacaaagaactaatcgcct
Protein-coding sequences here:
- the LOC104090386 gene encoding uncharacterized protein isoform X1, which codes for MGRAKLKLHKLDGSNRIGVYSRRKKGLLKKANELSVLCDIDIFLAMFSPGGKPSVYKSDNSSFEDMITTKFAEVNPEERAKRKMECLDTIKKACKKSDHDVDIGEQLCPGDLTTADINFLSQSLRIRLSDIEGRLRLWKNLDKIDSIQQLRKLENSISKSLNEIAKHKCGMGSLIFGAGQDFQPSSARHGMDSPLNFDARKELHPCSSVHACDSENIDVNEGMNSFDSSLLCDTGQDFQTSSLMQHGMNLGQELYQCSSVHGGNSENMDVYEDLNSFPLEYLEESSFSFESYTNLVCNKEIEVSMPESVNFVPDEIFLDCEVNQEDIVTDFGFTFDVPQLEQTDDQGNAFDYNVNKGSRLPHSDLVNIHDSSKSASGTCEKMILAKSLHFLYGMDSSSSDAGEEFSTSSSIKHGINLSSTQLDAGLSVNGGDSENMDDYEDLNAFDSCLKFDDEHEFQSSSSIGHYSMNSPVSFDAGQELHRSSSVNGGDSESINGYGDLNLFVQGFLDDPSLSIESCTDLACNHEVENYKLGYENCSADKIFLDCQLNQENIEMAFKSNLDLPLVEQMDVQESTFDCLNKGFGFPLLTSILV
- the LOC104090386 gene encoding uncharacterized protein isoform X2, whose product is MGRAKLKLHKLDGSNRIGVYSRRKKGLLKKANELSVLCDIDIFLAMFSPGGKPSVYKSDNSFEDMITTKFAEVNPEERAKRKMECLDTIKKACKKSDHDVDIGEQLCPGDLTTADINFLSQSLRIRLSDIEGRLRLWKNLDKIDSIQQLRKLENSISKSLNEIAKHKCGMGSLIFGAGQDFQPSSARHGMDSPLNFDARKELHPCSSVHACDSENIDVNEGMNSFDSSLLCDTGQDFQTSSLMQHGMNLGQELYQCSSVHGGNSENMDVYEDLNSFPLEYLEESSFSFESYTNLVCNKEIEVSMPESVNFVPDEIFLDCEVNQEDIVTDFGFTFDVPQLEQTDDQGNAFDYNVNKGSRLPHSDLVNIHDSSKSASGTCEKMILAKSLHFLYGMDSSSSDAGEEFSTSSSIKHGINLSSTQLDAGLSVNGGDSENMDDYEDLNAFDSCLKFDDEHEFQSSSSIGHYSMNSPVSFDAGQELHRSSSVNGGDSESINGYGDLNLFVQGFLDDPSLSIESCTDLACNHEVENYKLGYENCSADKIFLDCQLNQENIEMAFKSNLDLPLVEQMDVQESTFDCLNKGFGFPLLTSILV